The genomic segment TGGCATATcattattttatctgtttaaaCAGTACTTATTTTGCTGCTAAATGTGGTATTGtctaatgctgttttttttcatttgtgatgTGCTAAGGCCAAAACAAATAGGATACAACTTCTAGTTGATGGATTATACATGCAAATCCTAAATGAGTTGTTCAGTCCATAATCAATGATCATGCACCTAAGGATAAGTGACCAAGTTGTGATAACTCTAGGAGCGATGTTTCAATCTCTCcttcttttctatttctttctagGTGTGATAGAAGTACTGTTTAAACCCAGGGTTAAAAAAAGTATACTTACAGGACAGAATTTTGCACACATTGTTGTGAAGTATTACTGTAGATCAGGGCTGTAATCTTTACACTATTTTAGTAGCAAAAGGTACAATTGTACGTCATCACTTTCGTGATGTGAGATGAGTACTTTCCAATGAAAAATTGCAATtaagccattttttttttcaataaaaatttgcacatactgtatatgtattttttaacattggCAAGTGGCAAGTTTgcctttctgttttgttttttttgtaaagtatcagacacaacatgaaatgtaaaactgtaaaacagTATGAAGCAGCATGGAGAGGATTAGCAGTGTTATAatggtgttttttgtgtgtatgtattccTTTCTTTCAGATATGATGCAGACTGAATAACATTTAGGCGCTAGATGAATAGAGAATGATGACAAaccatgaaaaataaagtaattctCTTAATTGCAAACATGTTCAGTTGACTCCACCTACACAAATGACTTGTACAGTATTGTATACACAATATGTACCTATATGTATACTGTAGTCTAATTTAATGTCTCATTACATTTGACACAGTTTTTAAGAGTCATGTTTGTAAAAAGACCAGTTAATATGGAATGATGTTTATTTTCAAACGGTAattacatctcgcttcaaagcggtgatgtaattgtcagcgtttttgtgttcgtccgttaCTCCGTTAGTCCGTTGTCTGTCCGttactccaccaaatatcttgcaaccattgcagatagaaagatgaaacaaactttacattttgtacactcaggaactggataagatagaaagatgagggagaaggccagtgtaagtaagaccgtagatcaaagctactgctttgatcaatgacagtaggttagagcagtagctttgatctgtgaccTATGCAAGTATGTCAATGTTGCAGTCtcactgcattggttcttgtttatgtTTATGGTTAATTGAGTGTTCAATAGATAGTAGATCTGTTTAGAATACGGTCCATTTCACGCAGTTGGGTTAAAAAAACCTTGAGTCAAACTTGTGACTCTGGATTAAATATCATCAATGAAGCCACGATACGACGAGTCACTATGACGACTGACAAAAAGCAGTCCACGTACTTTACGGCGGTTGAAGTCCAGATCTCAATGCAGccatatgaagactttgagtttattttccaaaaaaagacCAATAGCACTGCAGCTTGAAAGGACAGGAAGATGGTGCGGAAGGAAAATGCTTCTTGAGAGAGACTAAGCACACATGgaagcagctgagaatgaagtataaaaacaatatGGTATCTTCCACTGCTCTGCCATCCTGGATAGCCAGTTTGTAGGGCTGggtgttgttctcctctaatAATGGCAATATTATGAGGAACAACCAATTATATGACAGgccctctcaggaatcatcctgagggtAGGCACCAGATATGGgctttgtttaaattaaattgaatatgATCGAATATGATAACTTTTTTGCGTCAAGCATGATAGTTGTGTTAGTGTGGTTACTTTGTGTTGCACACTGCATGTGCAGCAGTGTGCAATACTGTTTCGGTGTCTGGTAGGCTAATATATTGATAATGGGGAAGTTGAGTCACAATGGAAAGTGTCTCCAGCTCACACTATTGATACTCAGTGTGGTTCAGGCTTGTGGGGGGCAGTCCAGGAGTGATAATAATGTGTCTTGATCCCCCAAGCACTCTTTTGCTATTAAAATTAatcaaacatttaacatttgCATGTGAATCACATGTATGTTTCATTGTATGGTCTCGCATCATTCAGTAGGAgatctaattttatttatttatttatttttactgtactaaTACCCGTTGGGAAGTTATTAAACCACTCTAGTACACATTCAACTTTTCATGTATaaaagtgtgtacaggcccatagcacacacacacaaacacacacacacacacacacacacacacacacacacacacacacacacacacacacacacacacacacacacacacacacacaagggggcatGTAAGCATGCAACTGAGGGGTGTTAGACTGACAGCCAGCTCCTTTCATAGTGTGCatcaatgagcaacttataaagggaaCATCGCCTTGTTCAAGGGCACAATGGCAGTATTAGGGAGGTGACCTGACacctcacactgtcagctcacactccgggttgctgggcgggagcgggaatcgcaCCACcaatcttgtgatcattggacatCTCGCTataccaactgagccactgccaccccatcTTGTACATTTATTTGGTGTTCTCTCTAAGTCTTCCATCTGCAGTACTTCTGACAGGACTGATTTGGGTCTTACTGCAAATGACAGTCGCAGTCAATACTTTTcagtaaatattttcttatttgatcttaatttaatttcattatgatgaaatttatttattccacctGTGcccaaaatcaaatgaaatgaaattaaaacttTAAGTAatattatttcaattatttattaattgacCACAAAGAGAAATTCACACATTCAACTTCTCTAAATCCAGTGAATAAACATATATGACATACAGATTTACgtacaaacatttatttatttagttcatTCTGTTATTAAAACAGACTTCATACATTTATCACATTTGTAAGATGAACAACAATATCCGAAAAAGGGCTGGCGGGATTGACATTGACATTGTCAATGGAGCTTAGTATTAGTGAGATCAGCTTGAAATATTTTACCAGAAAGGATCATTCTGAAAGCTGATCGAAACCAGCTGTAAAAGAAACCATAAACAAATGGATTGAGCATTGAATTTGACCATCCCAGCCACTTGAAGGCTTCAAGCAGAGGACCTGGTATTGTGTAATGACTCAAAGGATTAAaggcaacagaaagaaaaaaaggagtcCAACAGATGAGAAAAACTCCCATTATAATAGCCAGAGTTTTAGTGgcctttctctccatctttctttcaGTCTTTGTTAACTGACAGGTTGTGTTTTGGATACTGCgtgtctgtttctgtgcctCTGTCAGAATCTTTACGTAGATCATGGACATTATGATAGCTGGGAGAAAAAAGCCTAAAACAATTCCCATAATTGCTAAACTAACATTTCGAAATAAGACACATCGTTTATTGGATTTTCCTGTGTTCACTCCCAAAACTGTAATAGTTATTCCATTCAGAGCAGAAACAGTCCAGCTTACAAGGATCATGATCACAATGACATGGATATTTACTTTAGTTCTATACTTCAGAGGCTGACACACAGCATAATATCTGTCAACAGAAATAGAGCACAAGTTCAAAATAGAGCATATGCATAAAATCATGTCTAGGCAGCTTCTTAATTTACAGATCACATTCTGAAGATGCCCGCAAATGTTCACAGATACTATGCTTAAAGGCAAAAGTAAAACCCCAACGAGAAGGTCAGCTACAGCAAGAGAGAGGATGAGATAGTTTGTCGGAGAGTGAAGCTGTCGGAAGTAAATGATAGAGGTTATTACAAGAAGGTTTCCACACATAATGAGAATGGACAATAAGCCAAGAACAATACATAATAAGTACATGGTGTTCACAGCTCCTATGTCATTTTTAGTATTATTACAGAGAGATATGTCCTCAAAATCATCATCAGACCTGTTGATAAAGGATTTAGTTTCCATGCATCAATGGTGACAAATAGTAAGACAACATTTGCAATTACAAGTTTGAAATAAAGACAATCATCGATGTTCAATTTCCTGTATGGAGATTTTCAGTTAATTGCAATTCCCAGAATGTTTCATACCATGCTTCCTTGGTGTTCATCAGTATAGATTGGAGCTGTTTGTTCTGTGCCACTGAGCCGAATACTTAGGTTATAATTTTTCTTGAGTCATTATAATATGATTATCAAGGGACTATCACGTACTAATGTAGGTCACATGATGTTAGGCCACGTGACAGGTGAGTAACTCTTTTGAGTATGTTTGCACATATGTATAATTTGCCAATAGCATATACAAGCCAGAGCTGCAAAATTAATTTGTGAAACTTGAAGATATTAATgccaagacagaaaaaaatcaaacgttGCATGCAATtaatttttagattttactAATTTGCATTGTTTATACGATCCTTCTTAGACCTCAAGCACATTTTTTTTGGCTGCTGAAAATTCTGTATGTCTTCAGAATTTGGCTGCGTATTTGTAATATAATGAAAAGAGTTAGCAAGCCCAGATTCCTTCCTTTGGAGGGCTGGCTTCTCTTTGGCTTCTCTAGATACATTTTGGGGTGTATCTGTCAGAGTTCCATTTTAAAAGGCCCAGTCCACACACAATCACCTACATCCTCCATCAATACAAAAGTCTCTTTAACATGTGGTGCTGgatgattctgattctgaggTGAGGTTTATTGACCAAGAGTTAACCAAGACGCTTCAACATGGCCCTCTCCCAAAACTTGCGGAGTCTAGTGCCTTAAATGGCCATCTTCTGTACAAGGGTAActcagaacatgcaaactgtgTGTAGTTTGTCTGGGTAATCACAGTGTCTTCATCACCCACAGACTGTATATTAGGGTACCCTTGGTTGGTCTTAAATAACCCCCACATAGACTGGTCCACTAAAGCTTATGCTTTTGGAAAGGACTGTTCAAAGACTTAAAAACAAGGCCTTAAGGTTGGATAAGATCCCCTATGAGTGTCTCAATGCTTTGTCGTAAGGCTGTCATGGCTGACATTTTTCCACAACATTGTGTAGGCAATAGGTACATTACCTCTGGAGGGGCAGACAGGTGTGGTGGTTTACATTTTTAGGAAGATGGTCCAGAGTTTGTGCTCCAATTATTGGGGGATCACACTGCTCATTCTCACTGAGGCAGTCTACTCCAGGCCCTGAGGAGAGCAAAGTCAAGCTGTTGGTTGATCCTCGGATACAGGGGCATTAACTGAACACTGAAAAGTTCTAGAATATCGTAAGGGTATTGGTTGTCTTACACTGCCtggctgcaaaaaaaatcacagactTGTTTTTTATGGGATTATTCAGTGGACAGATTATTGGTACAGGCTGTCCATTCTCTTCCCAGAGTTAGAACCTGTTTCGAGTTGCCAACAGCGTCAGATTTGTGTCTGCAGTTGGACTTTGCCagggctgccctttgtcactgATTCTGTTCCTAACTTTTATAGACAGAATCTCTCGATGTAGCCAAGTGGCAGAGGATGTTGGGTTTGGTGGCTTTAGGATTGTGTCTTCACTTTTGGGAGGTAATAGGGTCTTACTGACCTCAACAGTGACGACTAACTTACACTGGAATCCTCTTCACTTTGCAGGTGAGTGTGAAGTAGCTGGGATGAGGATGAACATCTCTCAATTTGAGGCCATAATTCTCAGTTgaaaaagggtggagtgcccacCCTTGATTGGAGAAAAGTCATTCCCTCAAGCTGAGAAGTTCAAATATTTCAGGGTCTCATTCATGagttagaaaaaaatataaatacacagtCGGATCCGTTCTGCATCCACAACGATGCAGTCAGTCTACTTCTCAAGGGTGGTAAAGAGAgagtaaaacattaaaaaatccaGAGAAACAGATGATGACCAGACAAAACATTCCCTCTGAAAATAATTTCCTCTGTTCCTCATTTTGTGTTTAACAAGCATGAAAATTCTGCACAGCACAGTGACAGTTTTACTCTGTATATATGGCATAAACTGGTAATAACTCAAAAGATTTAAGctgatataaaaaagaaaaagtctaaCAGATGTTTTTAATCTCCCATTATAAAACAAGAACATAGTGGTcataatgtacattttttggtGTTCTTATTTATTCTTACATCCACCTAAAAATCTTTGAGACAATGTTATCAAACTTTGTTCCTCTAAATTCTCTAAAATGTTTCCCTGCTTGAGTCTCCTTCACACTTGAATGAAAAGGATCAGTGTTTATTACAAGCAACTGAGTAAATTTAACTTATATCAGGTGAGACTAATTTACACTTTAACAAATTAGCTTTCTTATAACAGGACTTTCACCATATTCTGATGATTTTCACCAGGTTAAATCATAAATATAGATTACTTTCATCTATGCTAAAGAACAAGAGTTAAAAAGTGTAATATTGTATGTTGTTATTAGAGAAATATGATGTAAGAAGACACTTGTATTGCATTATACTGGAGCTGTATTTTAACAATGAAATTGATCAGTTTAGTCTTCAAAGCATTGTTAACAATGTCTAACCAACTGCTAACAGGACTGAAATAGATGTTACTGTAAGTGACAGTCACTTTCAGAgtttttctgtcattcttttaatttttatttgctcCTTAATTCATTGTAATGAAACATCATTTGATGTAGTTCTTGTAGCTTTGcccaaaatacaaataaaaagactATAGAACAATTGCAGTACTTCAATCATTCTTTGACCATGAAGAGAAATTCACACGTTCAACTTTTCTACAACCAGTGAATAAATATTCGTGATATGCAAGCATTTACTTGAAGACATTCACATTGAAGTTACTGTACTCCATATTGTGGACAGTAACATTACAGACAAGTTGACTCGTAAGACAGTAAGTCAATGGAGCTTAGTATTAGTGAAATCACCTTGAAAAATTTTACCAGAAATGATCATTTTGAAGGCTGATCGAAACCAGCtgtaaaaaaacccataaatgaatggattgaaCATTGAATTTGTCCATCCCAGCCACTTGAAGGCTTCAAGCAGAGGAACTGGTATCACAAAATGAGTCGCAGTGATAATGgtataacaaaaacaaaaaggagacCAACAGATGAGAAAAACTCCCATTATAATAGCCAGAGTTTTAGTGGcctttctctccatcttgcTTTCAGTCTTCGTTATCTGACAGTTTATGTTTTGGATGCTACGTATCTGTTTCTGTGCCTCTGTCAGAATCTTTACGTAGATCATGGACATTATGATGCCTGGGAGAAAGAAGCTCACAATAATTACCACAAATCCACCACTAACATTTCGATATAAGACACATCGTTTATTGTGGTTTTCTTTGTTCTCTCCCAAAACTGCAATAGTTATCCCACCTAGAGCAGGCACAGTCCAGCTTACCAGGACCATGATCACAATGACATGGATATTTACTTTAGTTCTGTATTTCAGAGGCTGACAAACAGCATAATATCTGTCAACAGAAATAGAGAACAAGTTTAAAATAGAACATAAGGATAAAATCATGTCAAAGGAGCTTCTTAATTTACAGATCACATCCTGAAGATGCCCACAAATGATCAGAGATGCAATGCTTGAAGGCAAAACTACAGCCCCAACAAGCAGGTCAGCTACAGCAAGAGAGAGGATGAAATAGTTTGTTGGAGTGTGAAGCTGTCGGAAATAAATGATTGAGATTATTACAAGAAGATTTCCACATAGTATGAGAACAGACAATAAGCTAATGAAAATACATAGTATGTAAACGGCGGTCACTGTTTCCTTGTCATTTGCTGTATTATTACAGAGAGATATGTCCTCCAAATCATCATCAGACCTGTTGCGAAATGATTTAATTTCCATGCAGTACTTTGATAAATAACAAGGCAAAATTTGTTACAAAACGTTTTAAATCAAGACAATCATTAATGTCTAATTTCTTTTAGGGAGAAATTTTCAATTTCTTATCGTTCTCAGAATGTTTCATACCACACTGCCTTGGCGTGTTCCCGCGTATTGAGTTGTAGCCGTGATATCTGTGCCACTGAGAAGAACACTTGATTATAGCTTCTCTTGTGCCATTACCATACAGTATGTGGTCATATGATCTTAGATCATGTGACTGAAAAGTAATTCTATGTAGGACTTTTGTATGTGAAACACAGAAGGTAGGTAGAGGCACATAAATAAGGTGAGATCTTGCAAGAATTAGGTGTTCATTGACTTTAAACTGACATGAGCGAacattccatccatccgtccattttcttccgctttatccgccgcagcgggtcacggggagctggaacgtatcccagctggcatagggcatgaggcgggggacactctgggcatgacaccagtgtgccgtggagccacacacaaagacagacaaccaggcatacacacactcaccgctacggtcaatttgggaccagccaattaacctgaagcgcatgcttttggaggtgaaaggaagccggagaacccggagagaacccacgcagacacggggagagcatgcaaactccgcacagagctggactcgaacccggaaccgccgtgttgtgctgcgacagcgctacccactgcgccaccgtgccgcccacctAACATTCCATCtccttgaaatgttttataaacaCTCTCACTTAGAG from the Antennarius striatus isolate MH-2024 chromosome 19, ASM4005453v1, whole genome shotgun sequence genome contains:
- the LOC137613833 gene encoding trace amine-associated receptor 4-like, with the translated sequence MYLLCIVLGLLSILIMCGNLLVITSIIYFRQLHSPTNYLILSLAVADLLVGVLLLPLSIVSVNICGHLQNVICKLRSCLDMILCICSILNLCSISVDRYYAVCQPLKYRTKVNIHVIVIMILVSWTVSALNGITITVLGVNTGKSNKRCVLFRNVSLAIMGIVLGFFLPAIIMSMIYVKILTEAQKQTRSIQNTTCQLTKTERKMERKATKTLAIIMGVFLICWTPFFLSVAFNPLSHYTIPGPLLEAFKWLGWSNSMLNPFVYGFFYSWFRSAFRMILSGKIFQADLTNTKLH
- the LOC137613834 gene encoding trace amine-associated receptor 1-like, coding for MEIKSFRNRSDDDLEDISLCNNTANDKETVTAVYILCIFISLLSVLILCGNLLVIISIIYFRQLHTPTNYFILSLAVADLLVGAVVLPSSIASLIICGHLQDVICKLRSSFDMILSLCSILNLFSISVDRYYAVCQPLKYRTKVNIHVIVIMVLVSWTVPALGGITIAVLGENKENHNKRCVLYRNVSGGFVVIIVSFFLPGIIMSMIYVKILTEAQKQIRSIQNINCQITKTESKMERKATKTLAIIMGVFLICWSPFCFCYTIITATHFVIPVPLLEAFKWLGWTNSMFNPFIYGFFYSWFRSAFKMIISGKIFQGDFTNTKLH